The Pseudomonas wenzhouensis genome has a segment encoding these proteins:
- a CDS encoding branched-chain amino acid ABC transporter substrate-binding protein: MNKAKQISKLFAAMALAGAASYSMAADNIKIALAGPVTGAVAQYGEMQFIGAKMAIEQINKAGGVNGAQLEGVVYDDACDPKQAVAVANKIVNDGVKFVVGHLCSSSTQPASDIYEDEGILMITAASTSPDITARGYELVFRTIGLDSLQGPTAGNFIADHIKPKTVAVIHDKQQYGEGIATAVKQTLESKGVKVSLFEGINAGDKDFSALIAKLNQAGVDFVYYGGYHPELGLLLRQTKERGLNVKFMGPEGVGNSEISAIAGPASEGLLVTLPKSFDQDPKNQALVEAFKAKNEDSSGPFVFPAYAAVQVIAEGIEKAGDTDTAKVAAALRANSFDTPTGTLAFDEKGDLKDFSFVVYEWHQDGTKSEAK, translated from the coding sequence ATGAACAAGGCTAAGCAGATTTCCAAGCTGTTCGCGGCAATGGCACTGGCGGGGGCGGCCAGTTATTCGATGGCAGCCGACAACATCAAGATCGCCCTGGCTGGCCCGGTAACCGGCGCAGTTGCCCAGTACGGCGAAATGCAGTTCATCGGCGCCAAGATGGCCATCGAGCAGATCAACAAGGCTGGCGGCGTGAATGGCGCCCAGCTCGAAGGCGTGGTCTACGACGACGCCTGCGATCCCAAGCAGGCCGTTGCCGTGGCCAACAAGATCGTCAACGACGGCGTCAAGTTCGTGGTTGGCCACCTGTGCTCCAGCTCCACTCAGCCGGCCTCGGACATCTACGAAGACGAAGGCATCCTGATGATCACCGCGGCCTCCACCAGCCCGGACATCACCGCTCGCGGTTACGAACTGGTGTTCCGCACCATCGGCCTGGACAGCCTGCAAGGCCCGACCGCAGGCAACTTCATCGCTGACCACATCAAGCCGAAGACCGTTGCCGTCATCCACGACAAGCAGCAGTACGGTGAAGGCATCGCCACTGCAGTCAAGCAGACCCTGGAAAGCAAAGGCGTGAAGGTTTCCCTGTTCGAAGGCATCAACGCCGGCGACAAGGACTTCTCCGCACTGATCGCCAAGCTCAATCAAGCGGGCGTCGATTTCGTCTACTACGGCGGCTACCACCCGGAACTGGGCCTGCTGCTGCGCCAGACCAAAGAGCGCGGTCTGAACGTCAAGTTCATGGGTCCGGAAGGCGTCGGCAACTCCGAAATCTCCGCCATTGCCGGCCCGGCTTCCGAAGGTCTGCTGGTCACCCTGCCGAAGTCCTTCGACCAGGATCCGAAGAACCAGGCGCTGGTAGAAGCCTTCAAGGCCAAGAACGAAGACTCGAGCGGTCCGTTCGTGTTCCCGGCCTACGCTGCTGTTCAGGTGATCGCCGAAGGCATCGAGAAAGCCGGCGACACCGATACCGCCAAGGTAGCGGCTGCCCTGCGCGCCAACAGCTTCGACACCCCCACCGGCACCCTGGCCTTCGACGAGAAGGGCGACCTGAAGGACTTCAGCTTCGTGGTGTACGAGTGGCACCAGGACGGCACCAAGTCCGAAGCCAAGTAA
- the livH gene encoding high-affinity branched-chain amino acid ABC transporter permease LivH: protein MPDLYHYLQQLLNGLTIGSTYALIAIGYTMVYGIIGMINFAHGEVYMIGSYIAFTVIAGLAMFGLEAVPFVMIAAFAATMIVTSAYGYSIERVAYRPLRGGNRLIPLISAIGMSIFLQNAVLLSQDSKDKAIPSLLPGNFILGESAANGVVVSYMQVLIFIVTFVTMIALTLFISRSRLGRACRACAEDLKMANLLGINTNNIIALTFVIGAALAAIASVLLGMNYGVINPHLGFLAGIKAFTAAVLGGIGSIPGAVLGGLLLGVAEAFGADIFGDQYKDVVAFSLLVLVLLFRPTGILGRPEVEKV from the coding sequence ATGCCTGATCTTTACCACTACCTGCAACAGTTGCTCAATGGCCTGACCATTGGCAGCACCTATGCCCTGATCGCCATCGGCTACACCATGGTCTACGGCATCATCGGCATGATCAACTTCGCCCATGGCGAGGTTTACATGATTGGCTCCTACATAGCCTTCACCGTGATTGCCGGCCTCGCCATGTTCGGCCTGGAAGCCGTGCCCTTCGTGATGATCGCGGCCTTCGCCGCCACCATGATCGTCACCAGCGCCTACGGTTACAGCATCGAACGGGTGGCCTATCGCCCCCTGCGCGGTGGCAACCGCCTGATCCCACTGATCTCCGCGATCGGTATGTCGATTTTCCTGCAGAACGCCGTGTTGCTTTCGCAGGACTCCAAGGACAAGGCCATCCCCAGCCTGCTGCCGGGCAACTTCATCCTTGGTGAAAGCGCGGCCAACGGCGTGGTGGTGTCTTACATGCAGGTGCTGATCTTCATCGTCACCTTCGTCACCATGATCGCGCTGACCCTGTTCATCTCGCGTTCGCGTCTGGGCCGCGCCTGCCGCGCCTGCGCCGAAGACCTGAAGATGGCCAACCTGCTCGGCATCAATACCAACAACATCATCGCCCTGACCTTCGTCATCGGCGCTGCGCTGGCCGCCATCGCCTCGGTATTGCTGGGCATGAACTACGGTGTGATCAACCCGCACCTGGGCTTCCTCGCCGGCATCAAGGCCTTCACCGCCGCGGTACTCGGCGGCATCGGCAGCATCCCGGGCGCAGTACTCGGTGGCCTGCTGCTGGGCGTGGCCGAAGCCTTCGGCGCCGATATCTTTGGTGATCAATACAAGGACGTGGTGGCGTTCAGCCTGCTGGTGCTGGTGCTGCTGTTCCGTCCCACCGGCATCCTTGGCCGCCCGGAGGTGGAAAAGGTATGA
- a CDS encoding high-affinity branched-chain amino acid ABC transporter permease LivM, with the protein MSRNLKSAIFSALLVLIISYPVLGLKLSTIGISLRVEGATAFELWCIGGAAALVFLWQLLRDQLTPAWAKLPKLPSGSGQIGNFLTLPSTQRWIILAMVMVALVWPFFASRGAVDIATLILIYVMLGLGLNIVVGLAGLLDLGYVGFYAVGAYSYAILAHYFGLGFWICLPLAGMMAALFGFLLGFPVLRLRGDYLAIVTLGFGEIIRILLRNLTEYTGGPNGLSIANENKPTLFGLSFERRVPADMPTFHGYFEIAYNSQYKVIFLYLIALLLVLLTLFLVNRLLRMPIGRAWEALREDEIACRALGLNPTVIKLSAFTIGASLAGFAGSFFAARQGLVTPESFTFIESAMILAIVVLGGMGSQLGVILAAIIMVMLQEMRELSEYRMLFFGLVMIFMMIWRPQGLLPMQRPHLELKR; encoded by the coding sequence ATGAGCCGCAACCTCAAATCCGCGATTTTCAGCGCCCTGCTGGTGCTGATCATCTCCTACCCGGTACTGGGCCTGAAACTCAGCACCATCGGTATCAGCCTGCGTGTCGAAGGCGCTACTGCCTTCGAACTCTGGTGCATCGGTGGTGCTGCTGCGCTGGTCTTCCTCTGGCAACTGCTGCGTGACCAACTGACCCCGGCCTGGGCCAAACTGCCCAAGCTGCCCAGTGGTTCCGGGCAAATTGGCAACTTCCTCACCCTGCCCTCCACCCAACGCTGGATCATCCTGGCGATGGTCATGGTGGCACTGGTGTGGCCGTTCTTCGCCAGTCGCGGCGCGGTGGATATCGCCACGTTGATCCTGATCTACGTGATGCTCGGCCTCGGCCTGAACATCGTCGTCGGCCTGGCTGGTCTGCTCGACCTGGGCTACGTCGGCTTCTACGCTGTGGGCGCCTACAGCTATGCGATCCTGGCGCACTACTTCGGCCTGGGTTTCTGGATCTGCCTGCCGCTGGCCGGCATGATGGCGGCGCTGTTCGGCTTCCTGCTGGGTTTCCCGGTGCTGCGCCTGCGCGGTGACTACCTGGCCATCGTGACCTTGGGCTTCGGCGAGATCATTCGCATCCTGCTGCGCAACCTGACCGAGTACACCGGTGGCCCCAACGGTCTGAGCATCGCCAACGAGAACAAACCGACGCTGTTCGGTCTGTCCTTCGAGCGCCGTGTGCCGGCCGATATGCCGACCTTCCATGGCTACTTCGAGATTGCCTACAACTCGCAGTACAAGGTGATTTTCCTCTACCTGATCGCCCTGCTGCTGGTGCTGCTGACCCTGTTTCTGGTCAACCGCCTGCTGCGCATGCCGATCGGTCGTGCCTGGGAAGCGCTGCGTGAAGACGAGATTGCCTGCCGCGCGCTGGGCCTGAACCCGACCGTGATCAAGCTTTCGGCCTTCACCATCGGTGCCAGCCTGGCCGGTTTCGCCGGCAGCTTCTTCGCCGCGCGTCAGGGCCTGGTGACACCGGAGTCGTTCACCTTCATCGAGTCGGCGATGATTCTCGCCATCGTCGTGCTGGGTGGCATGGGCTCGCAGCTGGGCGTGATCCTCGCGGCCATCATCATGGTGATGCTGCAGGAGATGCGTGAGCTGAGCGAGTACCGCATGCTGTTCTTCGGTCTGGTCATGATCTTCATGATGATCTGGCGCCCGCAAGGGTTGCTGCCGATGCAACGTCCCCACCTGGAGCTGAAGCGATGA
- the livG gene encoding high-affinity branched-chain amino acid ABC transporter ATP-binding protein LivG: MSRTILEVSGLSMRFGGLLAVNGVGLNVKEKQVVSMIGPNGAGKTTVFNCLTGFYQPSSGSIRLNGEAIEGLPGHKIARKGVVRTFQNVRLFKDMTAVENLLVAQHRHLNTGYLAGLFKTPAFRRSEREAMEYAAYWLEQVDLVDFANRSAGTLAYGQQRRLEIARCMMTRPSILMLDEPAAGLNPRETEDLKALIGVLRDEHDVTVLLIEHDMKLVMSISDHIYVINQGTPLADGTPDDIRNNPDVIKAYLGEA; encoded by the coding sequence ATGAGCCGCACGATTCTCGAAGTAAGCGGCCTGTCCATGCGTTTCGGCGGCCTGCTGGCCGTCAACGGGGTGGGCCTGAACGTCAAGGAAAAGCAGGTGGTCTCGATGATCGGCCCGAACGGCGCCGGCAAGACCACCGTATTCAACTGCCTGACCGGTTTCTATCAGCCGAGCTCCGGCAGCATCCGCCTCAATGGCGAAGCGATCGAAGGCCTGCCCGGCCACAAGATCGCCCGCAAGGGCGTGGTACGGACCTTCCAGAACGTACGCCTGTTCAAGGACATGACCGCGGTGGAAAACCTGCTGGTGGCCCAGCATCGCCATCTGAACACCGGCTACCTGGCCGGCCTGTTCAAGACCCCGGCCTTCCGCCGCAGCGAACGCGAGGCCATGGAGTACGCCGCCTACTGGCTGGAGCAGGTCGACCTGGTGGACTTCGCCAACCGTAGCGCCGGCACCCTGGCCTACGGTCAGCAGCGCCGCCTGGAAATCGCCCGCTGCATGATGACCCGCCCGAGCATTCTCATGCTCGACGAGCCGGCCGCCGGCCTCAACCCGCGCGAAACCGAAGACCTCAAAGCGCTGATCGGTGTGCTGCGTGACGAGCACGACGTCACCGTGCTGCTGATCGAGCACGACATGAAGCTGGTGATGAGCATTTCCGACCACATCTACGTGATCAACCAGGGCACTCCCCTGGCCGACGGCACGCCGGACGACATCCGCAACAACCCGGACGTGATCAAAGCCTATCTGGGGGAGGCGTAA
- a CDS encoding ABC transporter ATP-binding protein, with translation MLSFNNVSTFYGKIQALHDVSIDVQKGEIVTLIGANGAGKSTLLMTLCGNPRATRGSIRYMGEELVGMDTPEIMRKSIAIVPEGRRVFARLTVEENLAMGGFFGDKADNQEQLDKVLHLFPRLKERFAQRAGTMSGGEQQMLAIGRALMSKPNLLLLDEPSLGLAPIIIQQIFDIIEQLRKDGVTVFLVEQNANQALKLADRGYVLENGHIVMRGSGEELLNDPKVRDAYLGG, from the coding sequence ATGCTGAGTTTCAACAACGTCTCAACCTTCTACGGCAAGATCCAGGCGCTGCACGACGTCAGCATCGACGTGCAGAAAGGCGAGATCGTCACCCTGATCGGTGCCAACGGTGCCGGCAAGTCGACCCTGCTGATGACCCTGTGCGGCAACCCGCGCGCCACCAGAGGCAGCATCCGCTATATGGGTGAAGAACTGGTGGGCATGGATACCCCGGAGATCATGCGCAAGAGCATCGCCATCGTGCCGGAAGGCCGTCGCGTGTTCGCCCGCCTGACCGTCGAGGAAAACCTGGCCATGGGCGGCTTCTTCGGTGACAAGGCGGACAATCAGGAGCAACTGGACAAGGTTCTGCACCTGTTCCCGCGCCTGAAGGAGCGCTTCGCCCAGCGCGCCGGCACCATGAGCGGCGGCGAGCAGCAGATGCTCGCCATCGGCCGTGCGTTGATGAGCAAGCCCAACCTGCTGCTGCTCGACGAGCCGTCGCTGGGCCTGGCGCCGATCATCATCCAGCAGATCTTCGACATCATCGAGCAACTGCGCAAAGACGGCGTGACCGTGTTCCTGGTCGAGCAGAACGCCAACCAGGCGCTGAAGCTGGCTGATCGCGGTTATGTGCTGGAGAACGGCCACATCGTCATGCGTGGCAGCGGCGAAGAGTTGCTCAACGACCCCAAGGTACGCGACGCCTACCTCGGCGGCTAA
- a CDS encoding DUF6279 family lipoprotein, producing the protein MRKPLLLLLAISLLLGACSRVDLAYRNLDWLIPWKLGDYVALTREQSAWLKPQLQEHLAWHCSVELPRYLDWLQRSQQALNNRDSELMASQLADVEQAMQRLAVEVTPSTIELLRGLSPRQVEQLVTAMDEQSAKLREEFLEPPLAEQISNRAERMEKRLQPWFGKLNAEQRERVRVWAAGLGEQNQVWLENRVAWQQALREALDVRRGDDFAARMTALLQQRERFYTDAYRASYASNRQAMAEMIVDLVRQADSTQLARADKHLQSLHADLAAQQCTTDQAVVQR; encoded by the coding sequence ATGCGCAAGCCTCTGCTTCTGCTACTGGCCATCTCCCTGTTGTTGGGTGCCTGCAGCCGTGTCGATCTGGCCTATCGCAACCTCGATTGGCTGATTCCCTGGAAGCTGGGCGACTACGTGGCACTGACCCGCGAGCAGAGCGCCTGGCTCAAACCCCAGTTGCAGGAGCATCTGGCCTGGCACTGCAGTGTCGAGCTGCCGCGTTATCTCGACTGGCTGCAACGCAGTCAGCAGGCGTTGAACAACCGTGACAGCGAGCTGATGGCCAGCCAGTTGGCTGATGTTGAACAGGCCATGCAGCGCCTCGCCGTGGAGGTCACACCCAGCACCATCGAACTGCTGCGTGGCCTCAGTCCACGTCAGGTCGAGCAGTTGGTGACGGCCATGGACGAGCAGAGTGCCAAGCTACGCGAGGAGTTTCTCGAACCGCCACTGGCCGAGCAGATCAGTAACCGTGCCGAACGTATGGAAAAACGTCTGCAACCCTGGTTCGGCAAGCTGAATGCCGAACAACGCGAACGCGTACGCGTCTGGGCAGCAGGCCTGGGCGAGCAAAACCAGGTCTGGCTGGAAAACCGCGTGGCCTGGCAACAGGCGCTGCGCGAAGCACTGGATGTTCGCCGTGGTGATGATTTCGCGGCGCGCATGACCGCCCTGCTGCAACAGCGCGAACGCTTCTATACCGATGCCTATCGGGCCAGCTATGCAAGCAACCGCCAGGCCATGGCCGAGATGATCGTCGACCTGGTCAGGCAAGCGGACTCAACGCAACTGGCGCGCGCCGACAAGCATCTGCAAAGCCTTCATGCTGACCTGGCCGCACAGCAGTGCACGACTGATCAGGCAGTCGTGCAGCGCTGA
- the ung gene encoding uracil-DNA glycosylase has product MTDDHIKLEASWKHALREEFDKPYMKALGEFLRAEKAAGKEIYPPGPLIFNALNSTPLDQVKVVIIGQDPYHGPGQAHGLCFSVQPGVPTPPSLLNIYKELKRDLNIDIPAHGYLQSWAEQGVLLLNTSLTVERANAGSHAGKGWQFFTDRVIEVVSQQQPKLVFLLWGSHAQSKQRLIDPTKHLVLRSPHPSPLSAHRGFIGNGHFSRCNQFLSQNGLQPIEWRLPAL; this is encoded by the coding sequence ATGACCGATGACCACATCAAGCTCGAAGCCAGTTGGAAGCACGCACTGCGCGAGGAGTTCGACAAACCCTACATGAAGGCGCTGGGTGAGTTCCTGCGGGCAGAGAAGGCCGCAGGCAAGGAGATTTACCCGCCGGGCCCGCTGATCTTCAATGCGCTGAATTCCACGCCGCTGGATCAGGTCAAGGTGGTGATCATCGGTCAGGATCCTTACCACGGCCCCGGTCAGGCCCATGGCCTGTGCTTCTCGGTGCAGCCGGGCGTGCCAACACCGCCGTCACTGCTGAACATCTACAAGGAGCTCAAGCGCGATCTCAATATCGATATTCCCGCCCATGGCTACTTGCAGAGCTGGGCCGAGCAGGGCGTGCTGCTGCTCAATACCTCGCTGACGGTGGAGCGTGCCAACGCCGGTTCGCACGCAGGCAAGGGCTGGCAGTTCTTCACCGACCGGGTGATCGAGGTGGTCAGCCAACAGCAGCCCAAGCTGGTGTTCCTGCTCTGGGGCAGCCACGCGCAGAGCAAGCAGCGTCTGATCGACCCGACCAAGCATCTGGTGCTGCGCTCACCGCATCCGTCGCCGCTGTCGGCGCATCGCGGTTTTATCGGCAATGGCCATTTCAGTCGCTGTAACCAGTTCCTCAGCCAGAATGGCCTGCAACCGATCGAGTGGCGCCTGCCGGCGCTCTGA
- a CDS encoding HDOD domain-containing protein, with product MSTITDTLRLALLNRFIKGEAKIPQMPEAAMRIRKLLDNPMTSTEQLARVINGNPPLAAYLMQFSSSPLVRGNRPCASLRELLDRLGTRQLADLVLGFSLQHLFSSTDALLQQAFRLRWRHARERAAHCAVLAQRTGLSMDDAMLAGLLQDIGSLPLLSELEHWPQVSRDAATLEGLCESLSGNLGALILTRWQLPPAVVECARQYGQWQREHDGPADLADLVLLASALQGTHEPEAPLPAQIKLGLEQPLATLRQELADELSLWKRLLA from the coding sequence ATGTCGACCATCACCGATACCCTGCGCCTGGCGCTGCTCAATCGTTTTATCAAAGGCGAGGCCAAGATCCCGCAAATGCCCGAAGCAGCCATGCGTATCCGCAAGCTGCTGGACAACCCGATGACCTCTACCGAACAACTGGCGCGGGTGATAAATGGCAACCCGCCCCTGGCGGCTTACCTGATGCAGTTCTCCAGCTCACCACTGGTGCGCGGCAATCGTCCGTGCGCCTCCCTGCGCGAGTTGCTCGACCGTCTGGGCACCCGCCAGCTGGCAGACCTGGTACTGGGCTTCAGCCTGCAACACCTGTTCAGCAGCACCGATGCGTTGTTACAACAGGCGTTTCGTTTGCGCTGGCGTCATGCGCGCGAGCGTGCGGCACACTGTGCAGTGCTGGCGCAACGCACAGGGTTATCAATGGACGACGCCATGCTCGCCGGCCTCCTGCAGGACATCGGCAGCCTGCCGCTGCTCTCGGAGCTGGAGCATTGGCCGCAGGTCTCTCGTGACGCGGCCACGCTGGAAGGACTCTGCGAATCACTCTCCGGTAATCTGGGAGCGTTGATCCTCACGCGCTGGCAACTGCCACCTGCCGTCGTCGAGTGCGCACGCCAGTATGGACAATGGCAGCGCGAACATGACGGCCCTGCCGACCTGGCCGATCTGGTGCTACTGGCCAGCGCCCTGCAAGGGACACATGAACCAGAAGCACCCTTGCCCGCGCAGATCAAACTGGGCCTGGAACAGCCCCTGGCAACCTTGCGTCAGGAGCTGGCCGATGAACTGAGCCTGTGGAAGCGCCTGCTGGCCTGA
- a CDS encoding AraC family transcriptional regulator has protein sequence MGARVETSNWPLPLGGQRFITPPRLRRLLQRHPLSAGCYPLAMGFYPEAVGHQMQRARPDDHLLIYCRSGKGWLETADGRLEVVAGDLLLLPKGVAHAYGADGQSPWTIYWVHFDGSLSQDFLHLLGAQMQRRIGVQPRLLGDFEALLGLQRQGLNAAPAIHAAHRLQAMLSSLAALPARVSLKSGRVLDIEAVQAVMREHLHGSLNLDELAAQFKLSRFHFAKTYRALTGQAPIQDFIQLKMALACRLLDRGDIEVRQVAEQLGYDDPYYFSRLFRKVVGMAPSHYRALHQG, from the coding sequence ATGGGCGCGCGGGTGGAAACTTCAAACTGGCCGTTGCCACTCGGTGGACAGCGTTTCATCACACCGCCACGCCTGCGCCGTTTGCTGCAGCGCCACCCCCTGAGCGCAGGCTGCTATCCGCTGGCCATGGGCTTCTATCCGGAAGCGGTCGGGCATCAGATGCAGCGTGCACGGCCGGATGATCACTTGCTGATCTACTGCCGCTCGGGCAAGGGTTGGCTGGAAACGGCGGATGGACGATTAGAGGTCGTGGCTGGCGATCTGCTGCTGCTGCCCAAGGGCGTGGCACATGCCTATGGCGCCGATGGGCAAAGCCCCTGGACAATCTATTGGGTGCATTTCGACGGCAGCCTCAGCCAGGACTTCCTGCATCTGCTGGGCGCGCAGATGCAGCGTCGTATCGGGGTGCAGCCGCGCTTGCTGGGGGACTTCGAAGCGTTACTGGGCCTGCAGCGCCAGGGGCTCAACGCTGCGCCCGCGATTCATGCCGCGCACCGCTTGCAGGCCATGCTCAGCTCGCTGGCGGCATTGCCGGCGCGAGTCAGTCTGAAATCCGGGCGGGTGCTGGATATCGAGGCGGTGCAAGCGGTGATGCGCGAACATCTGCACGGCAGCCTCAACCTCGATGAACTGGCCGCCCAGTTCAAGCTGTCGCGTTTTCACTTCGCCAAGACCTACCGGGCGCTGACCGGACAGGCGCCGATTCAGGACTTCATCCAGTTGAAGATGGCCCTGGCCTGCCGCCTGCTCGACCGTGGGGATATCGAGGTACGCCAGGTCGCCGAGCAACTGGGTTATGACGATCCGTATTATTTCTCGCGGCTGTTTCGCAAGGTGGTGGGGATGGCGCCCAGTCATTACCGGGCGCTGCACCAGGGCTAA
- a CDS encoding CoA-acylating methylmalonate-semialdehyde dehydrogenase, with protein MIEVTDPATQEVIALAPKATAEEIEAAVASAQKAFLAWREVPVSERARLMLRYQHLLKEHHDELAEILAQETGKTFADAKGDVWRGIEVAEHAANIASLMMGETVENVAREIDTASWIQPLGVCVGITPFNFPAMIPLWMFPLAIACGNTFILKPSEQDPLTPNRLAELFLEAGAPAGVLQVLHGGREQVDALLVHPAVRAISFVGSVNVGQHVYRTGTQHLKRVQAFAGAKNHMVIMPDAPKDQVLSNLLGASCGAAGQRCMAISVAVFVGESKQWIDELAEQMAALRPGHWQDSGAAYGPLISPQARQRVLHLIEQGKAEGAECLLDGSQCTVEEYPNGNWVGPTLFRGVTTEMSLYREEIFGPVLVCMQVDTLEEAIELVNASPYGNGTSLFTRSGGAARHFQHAIEVGQVGINVPIPVPLPFFSFTGWKGSFYGDLHAYGKQAVRFYTETKTVTSRWFDDTPLEAGPNMTIQLK; from the coding sequence CTGATCGAAGTCACCGACCCGGCCACCCAGGAGGTGATCGCCCTCGCCCCCAAAGCCACCGCAGAGGAAATCGAGGCGGCAGTCGCCAGTGCGCAGAAGGCCTTCCTCGCCTGGCGCGAGGTGCCGGTGTCGGAACGCGCGCGCCTGATGCTGCGCTACCAGCACCTGCTCAAGGAGCATCACGACGAACTGGCGGAGATTCTTGCCCAGGAAACCGGCAAGACTTTTGCCGACGCCAAGGGCGACGTCTGGCGTGGCATCGAAGTGGCCGAACACGCGGCCAATATCGCCAGCCTGATGATGGGCGAGACGGTGGAGAACGTCGCACGCGAAATCGACACCGCCAGTTGGATCCAGCCGCTGGGTGTGTGCGTCGGCATCACCCCGTTCAACTTCCCGGCGATGATTCCGCTGTGGATGTTCCCGCTGGCCATCGCCTGCGGTAATACCTTCATCCTAAAGCCGTCCGAACAGGATCCGCTGACGCCCAATCGCCTGGCCGAGCTGTTCCTCGAAGCCGGCGCGCCGGCTGGTGTGCTGCAAGTGCTGCATGGCGGTCGCGAACAGGTCGATGCACTGCTGGTACATCCGGCCGTGCGCGCGATCTCCTTCGTCGGCTCGGTCAACGTGGGCCAGCATGTCTACCGTACCGGCACCCAGCACCTGAAGCGCGTGCAGGCTTTCGCCGGGGCCAAGAACCATATGGTGATCATGCCGGATGCACCGAAGGATCAGGTGCTCAGCAACCTGCTCGGCGCCAGTTGCGGCGCCGCCGGGCAACGCTGCATGGCCATCAGCGTGGCGGTGTTCGTCGGCGAATCGAAACAGTGGATCGACGAGCTGGCCGAGCAGATGGCCGCACTGCGTCCCGGCCACTGGCAGGACAGCGGCGCCGCCTATGGCCCGCTGATCAGCCCGCAGGCACGCCAGCGCGTGCTGCATCTGATCGAACAGGGCAAGGCTGAAGGCGCCGAATGCCTGCTCGACGGATCGCAGTGCACGGTGGAGGAGTATCCGAATGGCAACTGGGTCGGGCCGACCCTGTTCCGTGGCGTGACGACGGAGATGAGCCTGTACCGCGAGGAAATCTTCGGCCCGGTGCTGGTGTGCATGCAGGTCGATACCCTCGAAGAGGCCATCGAACTGGTCAACGCCAGCCCCTACGGCAACGGTACCAGCCTGTTCACCCGCTCCGGCGGCGCTGCGCGGCATTTCCAGCATGCGATTGAAGTCGGCCAGGTGGGCATCAACGTACCGATCCCGGTACCACTGCCGTTCTTCTCCTTCACTGGCTGGAAGGGCTCGTTCTACGGTGATCTGCACGCCTACGGCAAGCAGGCGGTGCGCTTCTATACCGAAACCAAGACCGTGACCAGTCGCTGGTTCGACGACACGCCGCTTGAGGCCGGGCCGAACATGACCATTCAACTGAAATGA